Proteins from a genomic interval of Gadus morhua chromosome 21, gadMor3.0, whole genome shotgun sequence:
- the atp6v1d gene encoding V-type proton ATPase subunit D, with product MSAKDRIDVFPSRMVQTIMKARLKGAQTGRNLLKKKADALSMRFRQILRKIIETKTLMGEVMREAAFSLAEAKFAAGDFSTTVIQNVNKAQVKVRAKKDNVAGVTLPVFEHYQEGGDSYELTGLARGGEQVSRLKRNYAKAVELLVELASLQTSFVTLDHAIKITNRRVNAIEHVIIPRIERTLTYIVTELDEREREEFYRLKKIQEKKKQLRERTEKEIAERLAALGPIAEPTNMLMDEQDEDMLFE from the exons ATGTCAGCAAAAGACAGGATCGACGTTTTCCCCTCCAGAAT GGTTCAGACCATCATGAAGGCCAGACTGAAGGGGGCGCAGACAGGTCGCAACCTGCTCAAGAAAAAGGCAGACGCTCTCTCAATGCGCTTCCGTCAGATCCTACGTAAAATCATAGAG ACCAAGACCCTGATGGGAGAGGTAATGAGAGAGGCGGCCTTCTCATTGGCTGAGGCAAAATTTGCTGCCGGGGACTTCAG CACGACTGTGATCCAGAATGTAAACAAGGCCCAGGTGAAGGTCCGTGCTAAGAAGGACAACGTTGCtg GTGTTACCCTCCCAGTGTTTGAACACTACCAGGAGGGAGGCGACA GTTATGAGCTCACTGGTCTGGCCAGGGGAGGAGAGCAGGTCTCCCGGTTGAAGAGGAACTATGCCAAAGCAGTGGAGCTTCTTGTAGAGCTGGCCTCCCTACAG ACTTCCTTTGTGACGTTGGATCACGCCATTAAGATCACCAACCGCCGTGTGAACGCCATCGAGCACG TGATCATCCCTCGCATCGAGCGCACCCTAACCTACATCGTCACAGAACTggacgagagagaacgagaggagtTCTACAG gctgaaGAAGAtccaggagaagaagaagcagctCCGGGAGCGGACGGAGAAGGAGATCGCTGAGCGGCTGGCGGCCCTGGGCCCCATCGCCGAGCCCACCAACATGCTGATGGACGAGCAGGACGAGGACATGCTGTTTGAGTGa
- the pals1b gene encoding MAGUK p55 subfamily member 5b isoform X2, translated as MFSSSHMNGYGNPGLSEQGNQPPHRERAVDCPGDKEGGDGRPSRCGAQMERIQHYQEELRKRREEEGGGRARHEVDPDASLRLKKLSQNPKVGIDNPTFDGKERLPEHGPPEHGPDPAAELEEMLQALRWAKQCLTDAQSQQDVALVLQLLSKEEFRTAHSVHSAVSRQMSRAGPTAPLTAQAQGLCQEVQKILQSSHQKEGVELRTLLTTPHVKAHDGIAVQELNEDKEPEVQYMGETVKLVRLEKTLDTPLGATVRNDMESVVVSRVVKGGAAERSGLLTEGDEILEINGVPVRGKHINDVHDLIQQMHGTLTFLLVPSAQSKPPAHRQTVMHIRAYFDYDPSEDPFVPCRELGLSFQKGDILHIISQDDPNWWQAYRDGDEDNQPLAGLVPGKNFQQQRETLKKTVVDKGREQPGKLWYAKKTKKARKKDLHNLDSNTEYEDILTYEEMALYHQPAHRKRPIALIGPPNSGHDNLRRRMLTIEPDKFSSAVPHTTRGPRIHERNGREYHFVSHAAFQADLVAGKFVESGEFEKNLYGTSTDSVRHVVNTGRICLLSLHTRSLRVLRSSNLKPFVIFIAPPSQERLRTLLAAEGKTPKPEELKEVIEKAREMEQSYGHLFDAAIVNGDPDTAFRELRRLIEKLDTEPQWVPTSWLC; from the exons ATGTTCTCGTCGTCCCACATGAACGGCTACGGGAACCCGGGTTTGTCAGAGCAGGGCAACCAGCCGCCGCACAGGGAGCGGGCGGTGGACTGCCCCGGGGACAAGGAGGGCGGGGACGGCAGGCCCTCGCGCTGCGGCGCCCAGATGGAGAGGATCCAGCACTaccaggaggagctgaggaagaggagggaggaggaaggagggggaagggCCCGCCACGAGGTGGACCCCGACGCCTCGCTGCGCCTCAAGAAGCTCTCGCAGAACCCCAAGGTGGGCATCGACAACCCCACCTTCGACGGGAAGGAGAGGCTACCCGAGCACGGCCCCCCCGAGCACGGGCCGGACCCCGCAGCCG AGCTGGAGGAGATGCTGCAGGCCCTGCGCTGGGCCAAGCAGTGTCTGACAGACGCTCAGAGCCAGCAGGACGTGGCACTGGTGCTGCAGCTGCTGTCCAAGGAGGAGTTCAGGACGGCCCACAGTGTGCACAGTGCCGTGTCCCGTCAGATGAGCCGTGCGGGGCCAACGGCGCCCCTCACCGCCCAGGCCCAGGGCCTCTGCCAGGAG gtgcAGAAGATTCTCCAGTCCAGCCACCAGAAGGAAGGTGTGGAGCTCCGCACTTTGCTCACCACCCCTCACGTAAAG GCTCATGATGGCATCGCGGTGCAGGAGCTGAACGAGGATAAGGAGCCAGAAGTCCAGTACATGGGGGAGACGGTGAAACTGGTGCGGCTGGAGAAGACCCTGGACACCCCTCTG GGCGCCACGGTGCGTAACGACATGGAGAGCGTGGTGGTGAGCCGCGTGGTGAAGGGCGGCGCGGCGGAACGCAGCGGCCTGCTCACCGAGGGCGACGAGATCCTGGAGATCAACGGCGTCCCCGTCCGCGGGAAACACATCAACGACGTGCACGACCTCATC CAACAAATGCACGGCACTCTGACCTTCCTGCTCGTCCCCAGCGCCCAGTCTAAGCCtcctgcacacagacagacagtg ATGCACATCAGGGCCTACTTCGACTACGACCCCTCCGAGGATCCCTTCGTGCCGTGCCGCGAGCTGGGCCTGTCCTTCCAGAAGGGGGACATCCTCCACATCATCAGCCAGGACGACCCCAACTGGTGGCAGGCCTACCGGGACGGGGACGAGGACAACCAGCCCCTCGCCGGGCTGGTCCCGG GCAAGAACTTCCAGCAGCAGAGGGAGACTTTGAAGAAAACGGTGGTGGACAAGGGCCGAGAACAGCCGG GGAAGCTTTGGTACGCCAAGAAGACCAAGAAAGCCAGGAAGAAGGACCTACATAACTTGGACAGTAATAcag AGTACGAGGACATCCTGACCtatgaggagatggccctctaCCACCAGCCCGCCCACCGCAAGCGTCCCATCGCTCTGATTGGTCCCCCAAACAGCGGGCACGACaacctgaggaggaggatgctgACCATCGAACCAGACAAGTTTTCCAGCGCTGTACCGC acaccacCCGGGGCCCGCGGATACACGAGCGCAACGGGCGTGAGTACCACTTCGTCAGCCACGCCGCCTTCCAGGCGGACCTGGTGGCCGGCAAGTTCGTGGAGTCCGGGGAGTTTGAGAAGAACCTGTACGGCACCAGCACCGACTCAGTCCGCCACGTGGTCAACACCGGGCGCATCTGCCTGCTCTCTCTGCACACCCGg TCGCTGCGGGTGTTGAGGTCCTCCAACCTGAAGCCCTTCGTCATCTTCATCGCTCCTCCTTCCCAGGAACGACTGCGCACCCTGCTGGCCGCCGAGGGGAAGACACCAAAG CccgaggagctgaaggaggtgaTCGAGAAGGCCCGTGAGATGGAGCAGAGCTACGGACACCTGTTCGACGCCGCCATCGTCAACGGCGACCCCGACACGGCGTTCCGCGAGCTGCGCCGGCTCATCGAGAAGCTGGACACCGAGCCCCAGTGGGTGCCAACGTCCTGGCTGTGCTAG
- the eif2s1b gene encoding eukaryotic translation initiation factor 2 subunit 1b has translation MPGLSCRFYQHRFPEVDDVVMVNVRSIAEMGAYVSLLEYNNIEGMILLSELSRRRIRSINKLIRIGRNECVVVIRVDKEKGYIDLSKRRVSPEEAIKCEDKFTKSKTVYSILRHVAEVLEYSKDEQLESLFQRTAWVFDEKYKRPGYGAYDVFKQAVADPAILDGLDLTEEERNVLIDNINRRLTPQAVKIRADIEVACYGYEGIDAVKEALRAGLGCSTEVMPIKINLIAPPRYVMTTTTLERTEGLSVLNQAMAAIKEKIEEKRGVFNIQMEPKVVTDTDETELARQLERLERENAEVDGDDDAEEMEAKAED, from the exons ATGCCGGGGCTCAGCTGTAGATTCTACCAGCACCGGTTTCCAGAGGTGGATGATGTGGTGATGGTGAACGTGAGGTCCATCGCTGAGATGGGTGCCTACGTCAGCCTTTTGGAGTACAACAACATCGAGGGCATGATCCTCCTCAGTGAGCTGTCACGTCGACGTATCCGCTCCATCAACAAGCTTATTCGCATAGGCCGCAATGAGTGTGTGGTGGTCATCCGTGTAGACAAAGAGAAGG GATACATTGACCTGTCAAAAAGAAGAGTTTCACCAGAGGAGGCCATCAAATGTGAAGACAAATTCACCAAATCTAAAACC GTGTACAGCATTCTCCGGCACGTGGCCGAGGTGCTGGAATACAGCAAGGACGAGCAGCTGGAGAGCCTCTTCCAGCGCACCGCCTGGGTCTTTGATGAGAAGTACAAGCGGCCCGGATACGGTGCCTACGATGTCTTCAAACAGGCGGTGGC aGATCCTGCCATCCTGGATGGGCTGGACCtgacagaagaggagaggaacgtACTCATCGACAACATCAACAGGCGACTCACTCCACAGGCGGTCAAAATCAGAGCCG ACATTGAGGTGGCGTGCTATGGCTACGAGGGGATCGACGCGGTGAAGGAAGCACTCCGGGCGGGGCTTGGCTGCTCTACAGAAGTCATGCCTATCAAG ATCAACCTGATCGCACCTCCACGCTACGTGATGACCACAACCACCCTGGAGCGCACAGAAGGCCTGTCTGTCCTTAACCAGGCCATGGCTGCCATCAAGGAGAAAATTGAGGAGAAGAGGGGTGTGTTCAACATCCAGATGGAG cctaAGGTGGTGACGGACACGGATGAGACGGAGCTGGCACGACAGCTGGAGAGGTTAGAGCGGGAAAACGCTGAGGTGGACGGAGACGATGACGCTGAGGAGATGGAGGCCAAGGCGGAGGACTAG
- the pals1b gene encoding MAGUK p55 subfamily member 5b isoform X1: MFSSSHMNGYGNPGLSEQGNQPPHRERAVDCPGDKEGGDGRPSRCGAQMERIQHYQEELRKRREEEGGGRARHEVDPDASLRLKKLSQNPKVGIDNPTFDGKERLPEHGPPEHGPDPAAELEEMLQALRWAKQCLTDAQSQQDVALVLQLLSKEEFRTAHSVHSAVSRQMSRAGPTAPLTAQAQGLCQEVQKILQSSHQKEGVELRTLLTTPHVKALMQAHDGIAVQELNEDKEPEVQYMGETVKLVRLEKTLDTPLGATVRNDMESVVVSRVVKGGAAERSGLLTEGDEILEINGVPVRGKHINDVHDLIQQMHGTLTFLLVPSAQSKPPAHRQTVMHIRAYFDYDPSEDPFVPCRELGLSFQKGDILHIISQDDPNWWQAYRDGDEDNQPLAGLVPGKNFQQQRETLKKTVVDKGREQPGKLWYAKKTKKARKKDLHNLDSNTEYEDILTYEEMALYHQPAHRKRPIALIGPPNSGHDNLRRRMLTIEPDKFSSAVPHTTRGPRIHERNGREYHFVSHAAFQADLVAGKFVESGEFEKNLYGTSTDSVRHVVNTGRICLLSLHTRSLRVLRSSNLKPFVIFIAPPSQERLRTLLAAEGKTPKPEELKEVIEKAREMEQSYGHLFDAAIVNGDPDTAFRELRRLIEKLDTEPQWVPTSWLC; the protein is encoded by the exons ATGTTCTCGTCGTCCCACATGAACGGCTACGGGAACCCGGGTTTGTCAGAGCAGGGCAACCAGCCGCCGCACAGGGAGCGGGCGGTGGACTGCCCCGGGGACAAGGAGGGCGGGGACGGCAGGCCCTCGCGCTGCGGCGCCCAGATGGAGAGGATCCAGCACTaccaggaggagctgaggaagaggagggaggaggaaggagggggaagggCCCGCCACGAGGTGGACCCCGACGCCTCGCTGCGCCTCAAGAAGCTCTCGCAGAACCCCAAGGTGGGCATCGACAACCCCACCTTCGACGGGAAGGAGAGGCTACCCGAGCACGGCCCCCCCGAGCACGGGCCGGACCCCGCAGCCG AGCTGGAGGAGATGCTGCAGGCCCTGCGCTGGGCCAAGCAGTGTCTGACAGACGCTCAGAGCCAGCAGGACGTGGCACTGGTGCTGCAGCTGCTGTCCAAGGAGGAGTTCAGGACGGCCCACAGTGTGCACAGTGCCGTGTCCCGTCAGATGAGCCGTGCGGGGCCAACGGCGCCCCTCACCGCCCAGGCCCAGGGCCTCTGCCAGGAG gtgcAGAAGATTCTCCAGTCCAGCCACCAGAAGGAAGGTGTGGAGCTCCGCACTTTGCTCACCACCCCTCACGTAAAG GCCCTGATGCAGGCTCATGATGGCATCGCGGTGCAGGAGCTGAACGAGGATAAGGAGCCAGAAGTCCAGTACATGGGGGAGACGGTGAAACTGGTGCGGCTGGAGAAGACCCTGGACACCCCTCTG GGCGCCACGGTGCGTAACGACATGGAGAGCGTGGTGGTGAGCCGCGTGGTGAAGGGCGGCGCGGCGGAACGCAGCGGCCTGCTCACCGAGGGCGACGAGATCCTGGAGATCAACGGCGTCCCCGTCCGCGGGAAACACATCAACGACGTGCACGACCTCATC CAACAAATGCACGGCACTCTGACCTTCCTGCTCGTCCCCAGCGCCCAGTCTAAGCCtcctgcacacagacagacagtg ATGCACATCAGGGCCTACTTCGACTACGACCCCTCCGAGGATCCCTTCGTGCCGTGCCGCGAGCTGGGCCTGTCCTTCCAGAAGGGGGACATCCTCCACATCATCAGCCAGGACGACCCCAACTGGTGGCAGGCCTACCGGGACGGGGACGAGGACAACCAGCCCCTCGCCGGGCTGGTCCCGG GCAAGAACTTCCAGCAGCAGAGGGAGACTTTGAAGAAAACGGTGGTGGACAAGGGCCGAGAACAGCCGG GGAAGCTTTGGTACGCCAAGAAGACCAAGAAAGCCAGGAAGAAGGACCTACATAACTTGGACAGTAATAcag AGTACGAGGACATCCTGACCtatgaggagatggccctctaCCACCAGCCCGCCCACCGCAAGCGTCCCATCGCTCTGATTGGTCCCCCAAACAGCGGGCACGACaacctgaggaggaggatgctgACCATCGAACCAGACAAGTTTTCCAGCGCTGTACCGC acaccacCCGGGGCCCGCGGATACACGAGCGCAACGGGCGTGAGTACCACTTCGTCAGCCACGCCGCCTTCCAGGCGGACCTGGTGGCCGGCAAGTTCGTGGAGTCCGGGGAGTTTGAGAAGAACCTGTACGGCACCAGCACCGACTCAGTCCGCCACGTGGTCAACACCGGGCGCATCTGCCTGCTCTCTCTGCACACCCGg TCGCTGCGGGTGTTGAGGTCCTCCAACCTGAAGCCCTTCGTCATCTTCATCGCTCCTCCTTCCCAGGAACGACTGCGCACCCTGCTGGCCGCCGAGGGGAAGACACCAAAG CccgaggagctgaaggaggtgaTCGAGAAGGCCCGTGAGATGGAGCAGAGCTACGGACACCTGTTCGACGCCGCCATCGTCAACGGCGACCCCGACACGGCGTTCCGCGAGCTGCGCCGGCTCATCGAGAAGCTGGACACCGAGCCCCAGTGGGTGCCAACGTCCTGGCTGTGCTAG